From one Tsukamurella tyrosinosolvens genomic stretch:
- a CDS encoding CYTH and CHAD domain-containing protein: protein MAEQREIETKYEVGPETAAPSLAAVPGVDHVSTDEVFHLVAVYYDTDALDLAANRITLRRRTGGKDDGWHLKLPDGADRREVTVPLGDEADAPEGASAEVPEELVERVRAVVRGRALAPIAIVENERHTTYCHAVDGELLGEFVDDHVHSVSLLPDGPEKQWREWEFEVPDTPLGRKTAVAVDKALRAAGGAEPDAASKLARAIDAEVARGAVDLPKKIGHATAGQLLTAALAAYRDKLLREDPRVRARADDSVHQMRIATRQLRSVLTEFSGFFEGPARAALSSELKLLASVLGAVRDAEVLAQRFAAFDADGELGGAGAALAQRQHAAEARGWTRVDLALTSDRYFVLLDAIDAFIADPPLRERADRPALKSLAPLLDKRIRSFARQSMVLLADPACTDHDVHAIRKHAKRLRYASAVVDPVVRGDLRSEVKSLSKVQTRLGEFQDATIARDAVADLAAETTDPAIAFRLGRLDAVEELRAAQARASLPGMLRGLR, encoded by the coding sequence ATGGCCGAGCAGCGTGAGATCGAGACGAAGTACGAGGTCGGGCCGGAGACGGCGGCGCCCTCGCTGGCCGCCGTGCCCGGCGTCGACCACGTCTCGACCGACGAGGTCTTCCACCTGGTGGCGGTGTACTACGACACCGATGCCCTGGACCTCGCCGCGAACCGGATCACGCTGCGCCGCCGTACGGGCGGCAAGGACGACGGGTGGCACCTCAAGCTGCCCGACGGTGCCGACCGCCGCGAGGTGACGGTGCCGCTGGGCGACGAGGCGGACGCACCCGAGGGCGCGTCGGCCGAGGTGCCCGAGGAGCTGGTGGAGCGCGTCCGCGCCGTCGTGCGCGGGCGCGCCCTCGCCCCCATCGCGATCGTCGAGAACGAGCGGCACACGACGTACTGCCACGCGGTCGACGGGGAGCTCCTCGGCGAATTCGTCGACGACCACGTGCACTCGGTGTCACTGCTGCCCGACGGGCCCGAGAAGCAGTGGCGCGAGTGGGAGTTCGAGGTGCCGGACACCCCGCTGGGCCGCAAGACCGCGGTCGCCGTGGACAAGGCACTGCGCGCGGCGGGCGGCGCCGAGCCGGACGCGGCGTCGAAGTTGGCGCGCGCGATCGACGCCGAGGTCGCGCGCGGCGCCGTCGACCTGCCGAAGAAGATCGGGCACGCGACGGCCGGGCAACTGCTGACCGCGGCCCTCGCCGCGTATCGCGACAAGCTCCTCCGCGAGGACCCGCGCGTGCGAGCCCGCGCTGACGACTCCGTGCACCAGATGCGCATCGCGACCCGCCAGCTGCGGAGCGTGCTCACCGAGTTCTCCGGATTCTTCGAGGGGCCGGCCCGGGCCGCGCTGAGCTCGGAGCTCAAGCTCCTCGCGTCCGTCCTCGGCGCCGTGCGCGACGCCGAGGTGCTGGCGCAGCGGTTCGCGGCCTTCGACGCGGACGGCGAGCTGGGTGGGGCCGGCGCGGCCCTCGCGCAGCGGCAGCACGCCGCCGAGGCGCGCGGCTGGACGCGCGTGGACCTCGCGCTGACCTCGGACCGGTACTTCGTGCTGCTGGACGCGATCGACGCCTTCATCGCCGACCCGCCGCTGCGCGAGCGGGCGGACAGGCCCGCCCTGAAGAGCCTGGCGCCGCTGCTGGACAAGCGGATCCGCTCCTTCGCCCGGCAGTCGATGGTGCTGCTCGCCGACCCCGCGTGCACCGACCACGACGTGCACGCCATCCGCAAGCACGCGAAGCGCCTGCGCTACGCCTCCGCCGTGGTCGACCCCGTGGTGCGCGGCGACCTGCGCTCCGAGGTCAAGTCGCTGTCGAAGGTGCAGACGCGGCTCGGCGAGTTCCAGGACGCGACGATCGCGCGCGACGCGGTGGCCGATCTGGCCGCCGAGACGACCGACCCCGCGATCGCCTTCCGCCTGGGCCGGCTCGACGCCGTCGAGGAGCTGCGCGCCGCGCAGGCGCGCGCGAGCCTGCCGGGGATGCTGCGCGGCCTGCGCTGA
- a CDS encoding cutinase family protein, with translation MSRRLVLIPALAALLAPLVPALAAPATAAPECADYTFIGAAGSGEGHSAGGLGSTVNSAAQAFAGRARAAGKTVAIRPIYYPAAAVPTRVDQFGGFLASMNTGAANTQGDVEIVLKACPSTKIVLAGYSQGASAVHRALQRLGDRKQLTAAALIADPDRTPNDTTRYLGSAPRSQGMAQASAMISGANPAPLAPRIGGRTLSICTSGDPVCHWTGDLAKTVPNSHDSYSGADIGGRLAGIAGL, from the coding sequence ATGAGCCGTCGCCTCGTCCTCATTCCCGCTCTCGCCGCCCTGCTCGCACCCCTCGTCCCCGCCCTCGCAGCGCCCGCCACCGCGGCCCCGGAGTGCGCCGACTACACCTTCATCGGGGCCGCCGGTTCCGGTGAGGGGCACTCCGCCGGAGGCCTCGGATCCACCGTGAACTCCGCCGCGCAGGCCTTCGCCGGGCGCGCCCGCGCCGCGGGCAAGACGGTCGCGATCCGCCCGATCTACTACCCGGCGGCCGCCGTGCCCACCCGGGTGGACCAGTTCGGCGGCTTCCTCGCCAGCATGAACACGGGCGCCGCGAACACCCAGGGCGACGTCGAGATCGTCCTCAAGGCCTGCCCGTCGACGAAGATCGTGCTCGCCGGCTACTCGCAGGGCGCGTCCGCCGTGCACCGCGCGCTGCAGCGCCTGGGGGACCGGAAGCAGCTGACCGCGGCGGCCCTCATCGCGGACCCGGACCGCACCCCGAACGACACCACCCGGTACCTCGGCTCGGCACCGCGCTCCCAGGGCATGGCGCAGGCGTCGGCGATGATCAGCGGCGCGAACCCGGCACCGCTGGCCCCGCGCATCGGCGGCCGCACCCTGAGCATCTGCACCTCGGGCGACCCGGTGTGCCACTGGACCGGCGACCTCGCGAAGACGGTCCCGAACTCGCACGACTCGTACTCGGGCGCCGACATCGGCGGCCGGCTCGCGGGCATCGCCGGGCTCTGA
- a CDS encoding ABC transporter permease, translating to MTATTTEAAGVGGVETHQTSLWQQSWIMVRRSMIHTKRMPEMLSDVTIQPIMFTVLFAFVFGSAIPTEGVSYREYLLPGILGQTMVFTCFVVAGGLTTDLEKGVIDRFRSLPISRASVLIGRSIASLLHSSIGIVVMCLTGLAIGWRIRTNPVDAVLGFVVLLVFGFAMIWFGILVGCMMQSIEAVNGFMFATMFPITFLSNAFVPTAGMAPWLRAIAEWNPVSSLVQAMRELWGNDLPLRDGAPWSLQHPVLATVIWSILLTAVFAPLAVRAFNKRTVD from the coding sequence ATGACCGCCACCACCACCGAGGCCGCCGGCGTGGGCGGCGTCGAGACGCATCAGACCAGCCTGTGGCAGCAGTCCTGGATCATGGTTCGCCGCAGCATGATCCACACCAAGCGCATGCCCGAGATGCTCTCGGACGTGACGATCCAGCCGATCATGTTCACGGTGCTGTTCGCGTTCGTCTTCGGCTCCGCGATCCCCACCGAGGGCGTCTCCTACCGCGAGTACCTGCTGCCCGGCATCCTGGGGCAGACGATGGTCTTCACCTGCTTCGTCGTGGCCGGCGGTCTCACCACCGACCTCGAGAAGGGCGTCATCGACCGCTTCCGGTCGTTGCCGATCAGCCGGGCCTCCGTGCTCATCGGCCGGAGTATCGCGAGCCTGTTGCACTCGTCGATCGGCATCGTCGTCATGTGCCTGACGGGCCTCGCGATCGGCTGGCGCATCCGGACGAACCCGGTGGACGCGGTGCTGGGCTTCGTCGTGCTACTCGTGTTCGGCTTCGCCATGATCTGGTTCGGCATCCTCGTCGGCTGCATGATGCAGTCCATCGAGGCCGTGAACGGCTTCATGTTCGCCACCATGTTCCCGATCACCTTCCTCTCCAACGCCTTCGTCCCCACCGCGGGAATGGCGCCGTGGTTGCGGGCGATCGCGGAGTGGAACCCGGTCTCGTCGCTGGTCCAGGCCATGCGCGAGCTGTGGGGCAACGACCTGCCGCTGCGCGACGGGGCGCCCTGGTCGCTGCAGCATCCCGTGCTCGCGACCGTGATCTGGTCGATCCTGCTCACGGCCGTGTTCGCCCCGCTGGCCGTGCGGGCGTTCAACAAGCGCACCGTCGACTAG
- a CDS encoding RNB domain-containing ribonuclease, whose translation MRGPVPSSAVDFGAVRTEFELVEDFPADVLAEARASADRCAEGREDRRDIEFVTIDPPGAKDLDQAVHIAAEGGGYLVRYAIADVGALVAPGGALEAETRRRGQTMYLPDGSVPLHPRPLSEGAGSLLPEQDRAAALWEIHLDAAGEVTSASVRRALVRSRAQLDYAGVQADFDAGRVHPSIALLPEVGALRAAWGRAHGAIDLRLPAQEAVEGPDGWTVRIEPRTDFDAHNAQISLLTGVCAADIMLRAGVGLLRTLPAAPEDAVADLRRTAAALGQDWPAGVTVGDFLAGLDVTTPPGLAVMTDAARLLRGSGYAPFGTAAAPEPPADRGHAGVGAPYAHVTAPLRRLADRYATEVCLAACAGSPIPDWARGALDDVAETMIRTNTLANKVDRACIDLTEAVILAGRVGEEFAAVTMRADQVLLDEPAVIAPCTGGPPEGSRVTVRLETADVASRKVSFAYEKALA comes from the coding sequence ATGCGCGGCCCCGTCCCGTCGAGCGCCGTCGACTTCGGGGCCGTCCGCACCGAGTTCGAGCTCGTCGAGGACTTCCCGGCGGACGTACTGGCCGAGGCGCGGGCGAGCGCCGACCGGTGCGCGGAGGGCCGCGAGGACCGTCGCGACATCGAATTCGTGACGATCGATCCGCCGGGCGCCAAGGACCTGGACCAGGCGGTGCACATCGCCGCCGAGGGCGGCGGCTACCTCGTGCGGTACGCGATCGCCGACGTCGGCGCGCTCGTGGCCCCCGGGGGAGCGCTCGAGGCGGAGACCCGCCGTCGCGGTCAGACGATGTACCTGCCGGACGGCTCCGTGCCGCTGCACCCGCGGCCGCTCTCCGAGGGCGCCGGATCGCTGCTGCCGGAGCAGGACCGGGCGGCCGCGCTGTGGGAGATCCACCTGGACGCCGCCGGCGAGGTCACCTCCGCCTCCGTGCGTCGCGCCCTGGTCCGCTCCCGGGCCCAGCTCGACTACGCGGGAGTCCAGGCCGACTTCGACGCCGGCCGCGTGCACCCGAGCATCGCGCTCCTGCCCGAGGTCGGGGCGCTGCGGGCGGCGTGGGGCCGCGCACACGGCGCCATCGACCTGCGACTCCCGGCACAGGAGGCCGTCGAGGGGCCCGACGGCTGGACCGTCCGGATCGAACCGCGCACCGACTTCGACGCCCACAATGCGCAGATCTCCCTGCTCACGGGCGTGTGCGCGGCCGACATCATGCTGCGGGCGGGAGTCGGGCTGCTGCGCACGCTCCCCGCCGCCCCGGAGGACGCCGTCGCCGACCTGCGGCGCACCGCTGCCGCGCTCGGGCAGGACTGGCCTGCCGGGGTCACCGTCGGCGATTTCCTCGCCGGTCTCGACGTCACGACCCCGCCCGGGCTGGCCGTGATGACCGACGCCGCCCGGCTGCTGCGCGGCTCGGGCTACGCCCCCTTCGGCACGGCCGCCGCTCCGGAGCCACCCGCCGACCGCGGCCACGCCGGCGTCGGCGCGCCGTACGCCCACGTCACGGCGCCGCTGCGCCGCCTCGCCGACCGGTACGCCACCGAGGTGTGCCTCGCCGCGTGCGCGGGCTCGCCGATCCCGGACTGGGCCCGCGGCGCGCTCGACGACGTCGCCGAGACCATGATCCGCACCAACACCCTGGCGAACAAGGTCGACCGGGCCTGCATCGACCTCACCGAGGCCGTGATCCTCGCGGGTCGCGTGGGCGAGGAGTTCGCCGCCGTGACGATGCGCGCCGACCAGGTGCTCCTCGACGAGCCCGCCGTGATCGCGCCCTGCACCGGCGGGCCGCCCGAGGGCAGCCGCGTGACGGTGCGCCTCGAGACGGCGGACGTTGCGTCCCGAAAGGTGTCCTTCGCGTACGAGAAGGCGCTAGCGTGA
- the pip gene encoding prolyl aminopeptidase, with protein sequence MREFYPEIEAYSTELLDVGDGQLLYVEQSGNPDGKPVVFIHGGPGGGTSPDCRRFFDPAAYRIVVFDQRGCGQSKPHIADPPSGEGDSLADRLAVNTTAHLIADIERIREHLGIDRWQVFGGSWGSTLGLAYAQTHPARVTELVLRGIFLLRRSELDWYYNEGASHVYPDNWEDYLAPLDEADRAPSADKIAAYHRLLHADDQEVALTAAKAWSKWERSTSHLINTAESSADADDPRFAIPFAQIENHYFVNGGFLDEAQLLRDIDRIAGIPGVIVQGRYDVVCPARSAWDLHRAWPTADLVIVPDAGHSAFEPGIRSALIEATDRFAKD encoded by the coding sequence ATGCGCGAGTTCTACCCCGAGATCGAGGCCTACAGCACCGAACTGCTGGACGTGGGCGACGGGCAGCTGCTGTACGTCGAACAGAGCGGCAACCCCGACGGCAAGCCGGTGGTGTTCATCCACGGCGGACCCGGCGGCGGCACCTCCCCGGATTGCCGGCGGTTCTTCGACCCGGCGGCCTACCGGATCGTCGTGTTCGACCAGCGCGGATGCGGTCAGTCCAAGCCGCACATCGCCGATCCCCCCTCGGGCGAGGGCGATTCGCTGGCGGACCGGCTCGCGGTGAACACCACCGCGCACCTCATCGCCGACATCGAGCGGATCCGGGAGCACCTCGGCATCGACCGGTGGCAGGTCTTCGGCGGGTCGTGGGGCTCCACGCTGGGCCTGGCCTACGCGCAGACCCACCCGGCGCGGGTGACGGAGCTGGTGCTGCGCGGCATCTTCCTGCTGCGCCGCAGCGAGCTGGACTGGTACTACAACGAGGGCGCCTCCCACGTCTACCCGGACAACTGGGAGGACTACCTGGCCCCGCTCGACGAGGCGGACCGGGCACCGTCGGCCGACAAGATCGCGGCCTACCACCGGCTCCTGCACGCGGACGATCAGGAGGTGGCGCTCACCGCGGCGAAGGCCTGGTCGAAGTGGGAGCGCAGCACCAGCCACCTCATCAACACCGCCGAGAGCTCGGCCGACGCGGACGACCCGCGGTTCGCGATCCCGTTCGCGCAGATCGAGAACCACTACTTCGTCAACGGCGGCTTCCTCGACGAGGCGCAGCTGCTGCGGGACATCGACCGCATCGCCGGCATCCCCGGCGTGATCGTGCAGGGGCGCTACGACGTGGTCTGCCCCGCCCGCAGCGCCTGGGACCTGCACCGCGCCTGGCCCACCGCCGACCTGGTGATCGTGCCGGACGCCGGACACTCGGCGTTCGAGCCGGGCATCCGATCGGCCCTCATCGAGGCCACCGACCGCTTCGCGAAGGACTGA
- a CDS encoding acyl-[acyl-carrier-protein] thioesterase, with amino-acid sequence MIGDPLPPRITEPERRRELLDSGAIYTAQRSVRGDAVSPDRRLKFDGVARYLQDTGQDHLRHVDYEDIHPYWVVRRTVIEILEGGEQPDILTVERWGSKMGSRWCNVRIGIDGQKGTRVETEAFWINFNIDTLTPSALSETFLSTFGAAAEPGVLRWKQWLDPKPHPDAVEVPFLLRAADLDIIQHVNNAVYWTALEEVLSTYPDLRERLPLRGIVEHNSALQLEDAPRLLAHREGDVVYAWLVAGDRTAAAMSVEALAE; translated from the coding sequence GTGATCGGAGATCCCCTGCCCCCGCGCATCACCGAGCCCGAGCGTCGCCGCGAGCTGCTGGACAGCGGCGCCATCTACACGGCGCAGCGGTCCGTGCGGGGTGACGCCGTCAGCCCCGACCGCCGCCTCAAATTCGACGGGGTGGCCCGCTACCTCCAGGACACGGGGCAGGACCACCTGCGCCACGTCGACTACGAGGACATCCACCCGTACTGGGTGGTGCGGCGCACCGTCATCGAGATCCTCGAGGGCGGCGAGCAGCCCGACATCCTCACCGTCGAGCGCTGGGGCTCCAAGATGGGCTCGCGCTGGTGCAACGTGCGCATCGGCATCGACGGGCAGAAGGGCACCCGGGTCGAGACCGAGGCCTTCTGGATCAACTTCAACATCGACACGCTCACCCCGTCGGCGCTGAGCGAGACCTTCCTCAGCACCTTCGGCGCCGCCGCCGAGCCCGGCGTCCTCCGGTGGAAGCAGTGGCTCGATCCGAAGCCGCACCCGGACGCGGTCGAGGTGCCCTTCCTGCTGCGCGCCGCCGACCTCGACATCATCCAGCACGTCAACAACGCCGTGTACTGGACCGCGCTGGAGGAGGTGCTCTCCACGTACCCGGACCTGCGGGAGCGGCTGCCCCTGCGCGGCATCGTCGAGCACAACTCGGCGCTGCAGCTCGAGGACGCGCCGCGGCTGCTCGCGCACCGCGAGGGCGACGTCGTGTACGCCTGGCTGGTGGCGGGGGACCGCACCGCTGCGGCCATGAGCGTCGAGGCGCTGGCGGAGTAG